DNA sequence from the Xanthocytophaga agilis genome:
TCAGACAAGTATATCAATTTGCAGAATTGGCAACTAGCCAATATTGAAGAAGATATTCCTGCCAATAAGAAAACGTGTACCTCTGTCAATCGACTATTACCACCTAAGAAATTTGTTGTCTTTACAACAGATGCCACAATCCTGAAAAATAACTATCCTAAAGCGCAGACTGAAAACTTTGTTGTGATGTCCTCCATGCCTACATTCTACGATGAAGCAGGTAATGTGGTACTCATCAACGAAAAAGGAAATATCATTGACCAGTTTGACTATTCAGAAGATTATCATTTCTCTATGATACAAGACAAGGAAGGAGTCTCACTGGAACGACTTAATGTTAATGTGGCAACGAACCTGCCAGCTAACTGGCATTCAGCTGCGGCCACAGAAGGATATGCGACTCCGGGATATCAGAACTCCCAATCTGTTGCAACAACCTCCACAACAGCGACTATTCAGGTTACCCCTAAAGTAATTACACCCAATGAAGATGGTTACCATGATTTTACGTCCCTGCTCTATCATTTCAGTACACAAGGTAACATAGCTACTATAACCATTTTTGATATGCTTGGAAGACAGGTCAAACAGATTGCCTCCAATCAATCACTGTCTACAGAAGGATTCTTTACCTGGGATGGAACCAGTCAAACAGGAGATAAAGTAAGGTCAGGCAGATATGTTATTGCTTTCTCTCTGTTTAATCCAACAGGAAGAACCCAATTGTTTAAAGAAGATGTAGTCGTAAGCTGGTAAATACAAAGATTCGAATCCAATACTATATGTCCAAATTCACCGAATTAGTACAGATCTACCAAACAGATCGTCAGTTTTATAATAACTATGAACAAGCCAGTTTCCAGTTCGCACAGTTGCTAACAGAAGCTGTAAAACAATATTACCAGATACCTGAAGAAAACTTCTTCTTTATAGGAGGAGAAGATCAGCAGAAAACGGTTGCCAGTTTAGCCGAAACCTTATTGATGGATGAAAAAGGTTTCTGGCATGTACGTTATGGTATTAATCTTCCTTATACAGATGCGCTTTCTCAAGGACAGGGTTTTCTTTTAATTGTGGAAATACTCTTCAAAAAACTCAATGGAAAATTTATAATACGCCTACCGGAAGAAGAAGATTTCTTTATTCATTCTGAAGAATCAGAAACAGACTTTTCTTCCTTTCTACATTATCTGCATAATTACCTATGTCGGTTTCTCGAAAATCGGTTTGAACGGTTTCTCAATGGTGAACAAACTGAACGGTCTGCAATAGGCTTTCGTATTCATGAAAAAGACTAGGTTTTTCACTTTTGTTGGATTACTCTTTTTCTGCCAGCCTCTGGTTTGGTATCTTTGCGGTTCGCCAGAACAAGACATCATGTATAAAAAACTGATTACCTTTGCTTTAGGGGTAAGCTACACAGCTACCATCCAAGCCCAGGATACATTAAAGATCAAACAGGATACTGTACAGATCTCATCAGATACACTTTCGCATAAGGCAGACACACTTACAATCATTGGTGTAGGAGATATTATGATGGGTACAGATTATCCGGATTCTTCATTTTTACCTCCCAATGATGGAGCTACTATCTTTCCGGATTCAATCAAAACGATATTGCGTAATGCCGATGTAACCTTTGGTAATCTGGAAGGAACCTTACTGGATAAAAACAAAGGTGGCAAAGTAAAGACTTGTTCCAATCCTGCTATCTGCTATGCATTCCGGACGCCTACGCGTTATGGAAAATATCTTGTAGATGCAGGTTTTGATATGATGAGTCTAGCCAATAACCATAGTGGAGATTTCGGGCCAGTAGGAAGACAAAGTTCTATGCAGACGCTTGAGTCCAATGGAATTCTTTATGCAGGTTTACAGGTAGCTCCCACTACTGTATTTGTAAGGGATAGTACCCGATATGGTCTAATCGCCTTTGCACCCAATGAAGGGACTCTGGATATACGCAAGATTAAAGAGGCACAGGAAATGGTTCGTAAACTGGCAGATTCCGTTGATATTGTAATTGTTTCCTTTCATGGAGGTGCTGAAGGTCGCGGAGCACAGCATGTAACCAAGAAAACAGAGCTTTTTGTAGGAGAAAACAGAGGCAATCCATATGATTTTGCACACAAAATGATTGATGCAGGTGCGGATATTATTCTAGGTCATGGACCACATGTTACACGTTCAGTAGACTTATATAAGGATCGGTTTATTATCTATAGCTTGGGTAACTTCTGTACCTATGGCCGCTTCAGTTTGACTGGTGAAGGAGGAGTGGCTCCTATTGTAAAAGTTTCTATTAACCGGAAAGGAGAATTTATAAAAGCCGAGGTTACTCCAATCAAGCAAACAGGAGAAGGAGGTTGCCAGTTGGATCAGGATAACAAAGCCATTAAAACACTGCAGCGTCTTCTGGCAAGCGACTTCCCGGAAGTACCTCTTTCTATAAGTGCAGCAGGAATTATTGAACGAAAAACAACTCCAGAAACTGTACAAGAGTAAAGATCTCTATATCTTTTCCTCAAACTCACAGTGTATGGTCAATGGCTCCAGAAATCGGTGTGTATATTCGAGCAAGGTATAGATAAACAGTATGATACCGATCATTTCCAATGATTCTTCAATGGTCATACATAACTGCATACCTATACCTTCTGCATGCACTTGGTAGTAGTAACTGCCAACAGTTTCCATTCCAATGGTGCCACTTAAATATACACATGCAGAGACAATAAAAAAAAGCCGAGTACGTAAAGGGAGTCTGATTAGAAATTTCAAATAGGTAAAACCAATACATATCACTATAAATCCCATTGGTATAACCCATCCCAAAAAAAATATTCCAGTGCTACTACCCGCAATATACCGAACAACGTCAATCAATATCTCGTGTAGACTAATCAACTCATCCATAGATAAAAACAAAAATATCAGAGACAAGCCTAGCCAATGGTTCCGAAAAGTCAATTGAAACTTACGTTTAATTGAAGAGATCATATATAGGATTACTGCAGTTGTCATAAGCAACAGCATAGAGAAGAAAGAAGGTATATTTCGTTCTCCATCCAAATCAAACTTCTGATATACCTTACTATTTATATCTATCTCATATTTGCGAAACTGCATACCAAAACTGACCATAGCCAGCACTAAGGCTACAAAAACTA
Encoded proteins:
- a CDS encoding CapA family protein, with the protein product MYKKLITFALGVSYTATIQAQDTLKIKQDTVQISSDTLSHKADTLTIIGVGDIMMGTDYPDSSFLPPNDGATIFPDSIKTILRNADVTFGNLEGTLLDKNKGGKVKTCSNPAICYAFRTPTRYGKYLVDAGFDMMSLANNHSGDFGPVGRQSSMQTLESNGILYAGLQVAPTTVFVRDSTRYGLIAFAPNEGTLDIRKIKEAQEMVRKLADSVDIVIVSFHGGAEGRGAQHVTKKTELFVGENRGNPYDFAHKMIDAGADIILGHGPHVTRSVDLYKDRFIIYSLGNFCTYGRFSLTGEGGVAPIVKVSINRKGEFIKAEVTPIKQTGEGGCQLDQDNKAIKTLQRLLASDFPEVPLSISAAGIIERKTTPETVQE